From the genome of Miscanthus floridulus cultivar M001 chromosome 10, ASM1932011v1, whole genome shotgun sequence, one region includes:
- the LOC136489726 gene encoding uncharacterized protein, translating into MPLPNPSTFPWHHAQEAGHATWADRSAVTFADQFNYRTETLTFKVVGIPETFHAILGRPCYAKFMTIPNYTYLKLKMPGPCGVITIGTSFQRAYECEVECYGHTAAIIAYGELTALREEVTEEAPATKKSTGSFESEGVLIGFLRTNRDIFAWKSSDMLAKHGRFQAGEATPASLR; encoded by the exons ATGCCTCtgcccaacccgagcacctttccatggcatcatgcccaggaagcaggccatgccacttgggcagatcgatctgccgtTACCTTCgcggatcagttcaattataggactgaaaccctcaccttcaaggtggttgggatTCCTGAAACCTTCCATGcgatcctaggacgtccatgctacgcgaagttcatgaccattcccaactatacatacctcaagctaaagatgccgggcccctgtggggtcatcaccatcggcacctccttccagcgcgcctacgagtgtgaggtcgagtgctacggTCACACTGCAGCAATCATTGCCTATGGAGAGCTCAccgccctcagggaggaggtcaccgaagaggCGCCCGCCACCAAGAAATCGACCGGGTCGTTCGAGTCG GAAGGCGtgctcatcggcttcctccgcactaacagagacatctttgcatggaaatccTCAGATATGCTAGCCAAGCATGGAAGgttccaagctggtgaagcaacgcccgcgtcgcttcgatga